TAAGAGGGTAGGATAATCATAGGTAGAAGCAAGAAAGACATCGGCAAAGGCAGAGATAAAAGCCGATAAAAGCAAAGTTTTTTTTCTACCCCAGGCAGGGGAATCGCTCCAACTGCCTCCCAAAAAACGTCCTACAATGCCCGATATAGAAGCACTACCAAGGGCAATACCCACCGATGTGGGGGAAAAGCCTAATTGATTGACGAAGAAAATAGGGGCATAAAACAGGGTGAATCCTGTACCAAATTGTAATAACATCCTGCCCCCTGCCAGTATCCATACTTGTTTATCGAGGGGAGTTTTATCTGTCATTAAGGGGGGAATGGGGAATAGGGAATGGGCAATGGTTTTCCTATTTTAATTGATTTAGTAAAGGAGTAGGGCAATAGCATTGATAAAAATTAACTTTAATTATTTATTTTCATGACCTTTACTTTCATTGTGAATTGTGAATTGTCTTAAGGTATCCTATTAAATAGGTATAAAGTATTTGAGCGATGAATATAAGGGAAAATATTATTATCGGCGGTGGTATCATTGGCTTGGCGATCGCCCTTGAGCTAAAATTAAGAAATAAACAAGTTACCATCCTCAGTCGTAATTTTAAACAAGCGGCTACCCATGCCGCCGCAGGAATGTTAGCCCCTCGGGCAGAAAACTTGACGGGGGAAATGTTAAATCTTGCCCTACAATCCCTCGCCCTTTATCCTCAGTGGATTGAGAAACTATCCCACCTTGGGGGGGAAGATGTGGATTATAATCCCTGTGGTATCATCGCCCCTGTGTATGAAACCCCTGACAATACTTCTGATGATGGGGGATTGTGGTTAGACAAAAAAAATTTAGCCCACTATCAACCTGATTTTGGTGAAGATGTGGTAGGTGGTTGGTGGTATCCCGAAGAAGGACAAGTAGATCCCCGTCGTCTTGGTAAGGTATTATTAAATATCGCTCAATCCCTCGGTGTAGAAATTCTGGAGGGAGTAAGTGCGATCGCCTTTACCCGTAGTCAAGGTAAAATAAAAGATGTTATCACCTCCTCAGGTACATTTACAGCCCACAATTACATCTTAGCAGGAGGATCATGGTCGGGAAAACTGCAACCCCTCCCCGTGCGCCCCATAAAAGGGCAAATGCTCAGTTTAAAAATGCCCTCCGATAAACCCCTAGAAAGGGTAATTTTTGGCGAAAATACCTACCTAGTACCCAAAAAAGATGGACGCTTAATTGTGGGTGCCACCGTAGAAGACATCGGCTGGGTAAAAGGCACCACAGCCCAAGGAGTCAATACCCTACTTAATAACGCCATCAGACTTTATCCCCCCCTTGCCCAATGGAAACTAGAGGAAATCTGGTACGGCTATCGCCCCGGCACCCCTGATGAAATGCCCATCCTCGGTTATGGAGATGCCCAAAACCTTATCCTTGCCACGGGGCATCATCGCAACGGCATTTTACTCGCCCCCATCACCGCCAAAATAATTAGTAACCTAGTAGAAGGTAAAGCCGATTCCTTCTTACCATCCTTCAGCTATCTGCGCTTTAATTCCCCCGAAAATCCCCCCTTACCCC
This genomic interval from Cyanobacterium stanieri LEGE 03274 contains the following:
- the thiO gene encoding glycine oxidase ThiO, translating into MNIRENIIIGGGIIGLAIALELKLRNKQVTILSRNFKQAATHAAAGMLAPRAENLTGEMLNLALQSLALYPQWIEKLSHLGGEDVDYNPCGIIAPVYETPDNTSDDGGLWLDKKNLAHYQPDFGEDVVGGWWYPEEGQVDPRRLGKVLLNIAQSLGVEILEGVSAIAFTRSQGKIKDVITSSGTFTAHNYILAGGSWSGKLQPLPVRPIKGQMLSLKMPSDKPLERVIFGENTYLVPKKDGRLIVGATVEDIGWVKGTTAQGVNTLLNNAIRLYPPLAQWKLEEIWYGYRPGTPDEMPILGYGDAQNLILATGHHRNGILLAPITAKIISNLVEGKADSFLPSFSYLRFNSPENPPLP